A region from the Bacillus sp. Marseille-P3661 genome encodes:
- a CDS encoding DUF2194 domain-containing protein, which translates to MKQFINYGDRALFFRPRALTNLDFGCKGDYVDELFKLGKSFYIIIVVILILGIALQAIRSEFLMLSSGTKSATIDTKEVVNTMAVDQQVHLEKDNFLLIIDRDDPSSLKLASNIETTISYMKKSADSHPVESIPDYLNNYNAIIITFEKLGEITDFKKLEQYVAKGGKVFFAVRPALDEGLNKIYRKLGIYEAGVFTITKGMEFTTTILRSEEKLNITDDSITNSSISVGLENSVETLAISNEGIPLLWKAPYHAGHFMIFNGTTLSSKLNRGVLVGAIAALHDDFLYPILNMKISFIDDFPSVIPKGYHDKLTSEYNLDQSSFFDKIWWPSIINTSRKYDVKYTGVFIQTFDDTVEAPFLQSSSTDVDIFRKYGRELLKMDGEISIKGYNNQPYSETIIPSSLPWKNSSDFIQSLQISEALLKEMFPYHTVTTYNPPSNSINNEGLKLVKEAIPSIGTVSSTYLANENANFVQEFEVDDHTVHLPKISSGYGMNDDTKWFIANGVSSIGVVSHTISPYEVLTSTKSWNELLTSYENLHHEIESKYPWLRSMTANEASQILKEYENTDIYTSTHSWGIDVKISRIKGPVYFILVTNKKIEHSTDFELIRVDQESYLVVAKNNHFKLRWAD; encoded by the coding sequence ATGAAACAATTTATCAATTACGGCGATCGAGCATTGTTCTTTCGCCCGAGGGCCTTAACAAACTTAGATTTTGGTTGCAAAGGTGATTATGTGGATGAATTATTTAAATTAGGAAAGAGCTTTTATATTATTATCGTTGTTATTCTAATTTTAGGCATTGCATTACAAGCGATTCGATCTGAATTTCTAATGCTATCTAGTGGTACTAAATCAGCAACTATAGATACTAAAGAAGTTGTAAATACAATGGCTGTTGACCAACAGGTCCACCTAGAAAAGGATAATTTTTTACTTATTATTGATCGAGATGATCCAAGTAGTCTCAAGTTAGCATCCAATATTGAAACAACGATTTCTTATATGAAAAAGTCGGCAGATAGCCACCCTGTTGAGTCTATCCCTGATTACCTTAATAACTATAATGCTATCATCATTACATTTGAAAAACTTGGGGAAATTACTGACTTTAAGAAACTTGAACAATATGTTGCGAAGGGTGGGAAAGTATTTTTTGCCGTTAGACCTGCGTTAGATGAAGGTTTAAATAAAATTTACAGAAAATTAGGTATATATGAAGCCGGCGTATTTACGATCACAAAAGGCATGGAGTTTACAACAACCATTCTAAGGAGCGAAGAAAAGTTAAATATAACGGACGATTCTATTACTAATTCATCCATATCAGTTGGATTAGAGAATAGTGTAGAAACGCTAGCTATATCTAATGAAGGAATTCCGTTACTTTGGAAAGCACCCTATCATGCTGGACATTTTATGATTTTTAATGGCACAACCCTTAGCTCCAAACTTAATCGTGGTGTGTTAGTAGGTGCAATTGCTGCCCTTCATGATGATTTTTTATATCCTATTTTAAATATGAAAATTTCTTTTATAGATGATTTTCCTAGCGTGATTCCTAAAGGCTATCATGACAAACTCACGTCTGAATATAATTTAGACCAATCCAGCTTTTTTGATAAAATTTGGTGGCCTTCGATTATAAATACTAGTCGAAAATATGATGTAAAGTATACAGGTGTGTTTATTCAAACCTTCGATGATACTGTCGAGGCACCATTTCTACAGTCGTCTTCTACAGATGTAGATATCTTTAGAAAATACGGCCGTGAATTACTCAAAATGGATGGCGAGATTAGTATAAAAGGCTATAATAACCAACCATATAGTGAAACAATAATTCCCTCAAGTTTACCGTGGAAAAATAGCTCTGATTTTATACAAAGTTTACAAATATCTGAGGCTTTATTGAAAGAAATGTTTCCATATCACACAGTTACAACCTATAACCCACCGAGCAATTCGATAAACAATGAAGGGCTTAAACTTGTAAAAGAGGCTATTCCTTCAATCGGGACAGTTTCATCTACGTATTTAGCTAATGAAAATGCCAATTTTGTTCAGGAATTTGAAGTAGATGACCATACAGTACATTTGCCCAAAATCTCTTCTGGGTATGGTATGAATGATGATACAAAATGGTTTATAGCTAATGGCGTTTCGTCAATTGGAGTGGTATCGCATACAATCTCCCCTTACGAAGTTTTGACAAGTACTAAAAGCTGGAATGAATTATTGACTAGTTATGAAAACCTTCACCATGAAATAGAAAGTAAATATCCTTGGCTTCGCAGCATGACAGCAAATGAGGCGTCACAAATATTAAAAGAATATGAGAACACCGACATATACACTTCAACGCATAGTTGGGGTATTGATGTCAAAATTAGTCGTATAAAAGGTCCAGTATATTTTATTTTAGTTACAAATAAAAAAATAGAGCACTCAACTGACTTTGAATTAATTCGAGTGGATCAAGAAAGTTATCTTGTTGTTGCAAAAAATAATCACTTTAAACTTAGGTGGGCTGATTAA